One Stenotrophomonas sp. SAU14A_NAIMI4_5 DNA segment encodes these proteins:
- a CDS encoding DUF3103 family protein: protein MFRASALLALMLGSASVLAQGPLQAGPGDVQAITDASARDVAALIAQPGFADAARSALRAAPERGVALQQVMTRFDPQARTLASSSLARQDGQLRLRKGLPEQGPALLQLRAYVPEGMSLDAVAPRQLWVASLPRGNDRDWTTLTAYDAQGRAHVLDAKQAPDFPVLIVDVDTRRSVAEGMALVNAGLRARGLQSPERISIAANGASASLDITRLDRIRLADDQEPWALGAAEVFAVVSGLQVDTAEPEMVTVDMPYLDYDNTDYTPQQALVIWGNYRFNAANVQLFEDDGDTNYQELLVALTTGVKTALGAFAPEYAVIADIAGAILKAMPTSWFANDIDYLDSFYLLQRGQAYTDRMGAANNAKVTLTPITLVE from the coding sequence ATGTTTCGTGCATCGGCGCTGCTTGCGCTGATGCTGGGTAGCGCTTCGGTGCTGGCGCAGGGCCCGCTGCAGGCGGGGCCCGGCGATGTGCAGGCGATCACCGATGCCAGTGCGCGCGATGTCGCAGCGCTGATCGCGCAACCGGGCTTCGCCGACGCCGCGCGCTCAGCGCTCCGCGCGGCGCCGGAGCGCGGCGTGGCGCTGCAGCAGGTGATGACGCGGTTCGATCCGCAGGCGCGCACGCTGGCCAGCAGCAGCCTGGCCCGCCAGGACGGCCAGCTGCGGCTGCGCAAGGGCCTGCCGGAGCAGGGGCCGGCGCTGCTGCAGCTGCGTGCCTACGTGCCCGAGGGCATGTCGCTGGATGCCGTCGCGCCGCGCCAGTTGTGGGTGGCCAGCCTGCCGCGCGGCAATGACCGCGACTGGACCACGCTGACCGCCTACGATGCCCAGGGCCGTGCACATGTGCTGGATGCGAAGCAGGCCCCGGATTTCCCCGTGCTGATCGTCGATGTCGACACCCGCCGCTCGGTGGCCGAGGGCATGGCCCTGGTCAACGCCGGGCTGCGCGCACGGGGCCTGCAGTCGCCCGAGCGCATCAGCATCGCCGCCAATGGTGCCAGCGCTTCATTGGACATCACCCGGCTGGACCGCATCCGCCTGGCCGATGACCAGGAGCCGTGGGCCTTGGGCGCGGCGGAGGTTTTCGCTGTCGTTTCCGGCCTGCAGGTCGACACGGCCGAGCCGGAGATGGTCACGGTCGACATGCCGTACCTGGACTATGACAACACCGATTACACCCCGCAGCAGGCGCTGGTGATCTGGGGCAACTACCGGTTCAACGCGGCCAACGTGCAGTTGTTCGAGGATGACGGCGACACCAACTACCAGGAGCTGCTGGTGGCCCTGACCACGGGCGTGAAAACCGCGCTGGGCGCGTTCGCGCCGGAGTATGCGGTGATCGCCGACATCGCAGGTGCGATCCTCAAGGCGATGCCGACGTCCTGGTTCGCCAACGACATCGATTACCTGGACAGCTTCTACCTGCTGCAGCGTGGGCAGGCGTACACCGATCGCATGGGGGCGGCCAACAACGCCAAGGTCACCCTCACGCCCATC
- a CDS encoding DUF819 family protein — MPTEPATALISNDIVGLGLIAATLALIFWAASGPTPLLKKIFAWVPALLLCYFIPAIYNTAGVIDGHNTALYNPVARDVLLPAALVLLTLSIDLKGIAKLGPKLLVVFCAGTAGIMLGAIVSFQVMKLIHPETVAGDTWAGMAALAGSWIGGGANMVAMREVFGVDATTFGQFAVVDVACASLWMAILLFLANRAQQIDTRNGADTRAIDEMKARISAYDAQNARIPSMTDLMIIVGVALGGVGLAHAIAAPLAGWFKANVSWASQFSLDSQFVWVILLSTAMGLGLSFTRARRLEAAGASRLGTLFLYFLIACIGMQMNLLSLLDRPWLFLLGAIWMATHVLVLWVVAKLLRAPLFFFAIGSQGNIGAAASAPVVAAAFHPSLAPVGVLLGTVGYATGTGLAYVTGLILKWMANA; from the coding sequence ATGCCGACCGAACCCGCTACTGCCCTGATCAGCAACGACATCGTGGGCCTCGGCCTGATTGCCGCCACCCTTGCCCTGATCTTCTGGGCCGCCAGTGGCCCGACCCCGCTGCTGAAGAAGATCTTCGCCTGGGTGCCGGCGCTGCTGCTGTGCTACTTCATCCCCGCCATCTACAACACCGCCGGTGTCATCGATGGCCACAACACCGCGCTGTACAACCCGGTGGCCCGCGACGTGCTGCTGCCGGCCGCGCTGGTCCTGCTGACCCTGTCGATCGACCTGAAGGGCATCGCCAAGCTCGGCCCGAAACTGCTCGTGGTGTTCTGCGCCGGTACCGCCGGCATCATGCTCGGTGCCATCGTCTCCTTCCAGGTGATGAAGCTGATCCACCCGGAAACGGTGGCCGGTGATACCTGGGCCGGCATGGCCGCGCTGGCCGGCAGCTGGATCGGTGGGGGTGCCAACATGGTGGCCATGCGCGAGGTATTTGGCGTCGATGCCACCACGTTCGGCCAGTTCGCGGTGGTCGACGTGGCCTGTGCCAGCCTGTGGATGGCCATCCTGCTGTTCCTGGCCAACCGTGCGCAGCAGATCGATACCCGCAACGGCGCCGACACCCGCGCCATCGATGAAATGAAGGCGCGCATCAGCGCCTACGACGCACAGAACGCCCGTATTCCCAGCATGACCGACCTGATGATCATCGTCGGCGTGGCGCTGGGCGGCGTCGGCTTGGCCCATGCGATCGCGGCGCCGCTGGCGGGCTGGTTCAAGGCCAACGTCAGCTGGGCCAGCCAGTTCAGCCTGGACAGCCAGTTCGTCTGGGTCATCCTGCTGTCCACCGCGATGGGCCTGGGCCTGAGCTTCACCCGCGCGCGCCGCCTGGAAGCCGCCGGTGCCTCGCGCCTGGGCACGCTCTTCCTGTATTTCCTGATCGCCTGCATCGGCATGCAGATGAATCTGCTGTCGCTTCTGGACCGGCCGTGGCTGTTCCTGCTCGGCGCGATCTGGATGGCAACGCACGTGCTGGTGCTGTGGGTGGTGGCCAAGCTGCTGCGTGCGCCGCTGTTCTTCTTCGCCATCGGCTCGCAGGGCAACATCGGTGCAGCGGCGTCGGCACCGGTGGTGGCGGCGGCGTTCCATCCTTCGCTGGCGCCAGTGGGCGTGCTGCTGGGCACGGTGGGCTACGCCACCGGTACCGGCCTGGCCTATGTCACCGGCTTGATCCTGAAGTGGATGGCCAACGCCTGA
- a CDS encoding VOC family protein, protein MQLGAFSVSLSVKDLAASRGFYEALGFVVTGGDAARNWLVLRNGGIVIGLFQGMFEGNLLTFNPGWDQFRQELGEFQDVRELQEALDAQGIELTTRTDPDGQGTGYLQLADPDGNVILIDQHVERPKGR, encoded by the coding sequence ATGCAACTGGGTGCTTTCTCGGTCAGCCTGTCAGTGAAGGATCTGGCGGCCTCGCGCGGGTTCTACGAAGCACTGGGCTTCGTGGTGACCGGCGGTGATGCCGCACGCAACTGGCTGGTGCTGCGCAATGGCGGCATCGTCATCGGCCTGTTCCAGGGCATGTTCGAAGGCAATCTGCTGACCTTCAACCCGGGCTGGGACCAGTTCCGGCAGGAGCTGGGCGAGTTCCAGGATGTGCGCGAGCTGCAGGAGGCGCTGGATGCGCAGGGCATCGAGCTGACCACGCGCACCGATCCGGACGGACAGGGCACGGGGTATCTGCAGCTGGCCGATCCCGACGGTAACGTGATCCTGATCGACCAGCACGTGGAGCGCCCGAAGGGGCGGTGA
- a CDS encoding HAMP domain-containing sensor histidine kinase gives MKKAPKPGPLYRRVIGWLLGYLALISLAVFSVGNYVHEHAEHAAWRALLNSELDSIVEHTEHEPQYHWQDSDTLSLYRFDEANMPETLRDLHPGLHDGVMVGERETAVMVRDTGTMGRVALALDISDFHDLEQFATRWVMLAGIIMVFVTVLMASFGMERVVRPLSLLAQHIGALRPGEQGQRVDVDPRGSSELHTIADALNDYLDRNEQFVERERVFISTASHELRTPIAVITGAAELALEQPGLPERARQQMQRVLRTAQGVEQLIELLLVLARDPARLAARAERIALDQLLPEIVDDHRHLLGDKDLSIGIQAAPVDIVAPLAVVQAAIGNLLRNAIENSGRGHIELRLSAQAMLTLQDPGHGMAPEEIAAIHARMARGERADRGGIGLDLIARLCEHLRWTLHLQPVEPRGTLVTLDFGASRPG, from the coding sequence ATGAAGAAAGCGCCTAAGCCGGGCCCGCTGTACCGGCGTGTGATCGGCTGGCTGCTGGGCTACCTGGCGCTGATTTCGCTGGCGGTGTTCAGCGTGGGCAACTACGTGCACGAGCATGCCGAGCATGCCGCCTGGCGCGCGCTGCTCAATTCCGAGCTGGACAGCATCGTCGAGCACACCGAGCACGAACCGCAGTACCACTGGCAGGATTCGGACACCCTCAGCCTGTACCGCTTCGACGAAGCGAACATGCCGGAAACCCTGCGCGACCTGCACCCGGGCCTGCATGACGGGGTGATGGTGGGTGAGCGCGAGACGGCGGTGATGGTGCGCGACACCGGCACGATGGGGCGGGTCGCGCTGGCGCTGGACATCTCCGACTTCCACGACCTCGAACAGTTCGCCACGCGCTGGGTGATGCTGGCCGGCATCATCATGGTGTTCGTCACCGTGCTGATGGCCTCGTTCGGCATGGAACGCGTGGTACGCCCGCTGAGCCTGCTGGCCCAGCACATCGGTGCGCTGCGGCCGGGCGAGCAGGGCCAGCGCGTCGACGTCGATCCGCGCGGCAGTTCGGAACTGCACACGATTGCCGACGCGCTCAACGATTACCTGGACCGCAACGAGCAGTTTGTCGAGCGCGAGCGGGTGTTCATCAGTACCGCCAGCCACGAACTGCGCACGCCGATCGCGGTGATCACCGGTGCGGCCGAGCTGGCGCTGGAGCAACCGGGGCTGCCCGAACGCGCGCGCCAGCAGATGCAGCGCGTGCTGCGTACCGCGCAAGGCGTGGAGCAGCTGATCGAGCTGCTGCTGGTGCTGGCCCGCGATCCGGCCCGGCTGGCCGCGCGCGCCGAGCGCATCGCGCTGGACCAGTTGCTGCCGGAGATCGTCGACGACCATCGCCACCTGCTGGGTGACAAGGACCTGAGCATCGGCATCCAGGCCGCACCGGTGGACATCGTCGCGCCGCTGGCCGTGGTGCAGGCCGCGATCGGCAACCTGCTGCGCAATGCCATCGAAAACAGCGGACGGGGCCACATCGAACTGCGGCTGAGCGCGCAGGCGATGCTGACCCTGCAGGACCCGGGCCATGGCATGGCACCGGAAGAGATCGCCGCCATCCACGCGCGCATGGCCCGTGGCGAACGCGCCGACCGCGGCGGCATCGGCCTGGACCTGATCGCCCGCCTGTGCGAGCACCTGCGCTGGACCCTGCACCTGCAGCCCGTCGAGCCGCGCGGCACCCTGGTCACCCTCGACTTCGGCGCATCGCGTCCCGGCTGA
- a CDS encoding response regulator transcription factor codes for MRLLVIEDNRQLVANLFDYFESRGHVLDVAPDGITGLHLAASHPYDAVILDWMLPRMEGPEVLRRLRTDQGSEVPVIMLTARDELPDKIAGFRAGADDYLTKPFALPELEVRLEALLTRAQGRNPRKRLQVADLVLDLATLEAQRGGQALHLYPACRKLLEVLMRASPGAVTRQQLEFALWGDEPPDGDLLRSHVYELRRSVDGPFNDKLIHTLPRVGYRLAASGSAGSGSDEESA; via the coding sequence ATGCGCCTGTTGGTGATCGAGGACAACCGCCAGTTGGTGGCCAACCTGTTCGACTATTTCGAGTCGCGCGGGCACGTCCTCGACGTGGCCCCCGATGGCATCACCGGCCTGCACCTGGCCGCCAGCCACCCTTACGACGCGGTGATCCTGGACTGGATGCTGCCGCGCATGGAAGGGCCGGAAGTGCTGCGCCGCCTGCGTACGGACCAGGGTTCGGAAGTGCCGGTGATCATGCTGACCGCCCGCGACGAGCTGCCGGACAAGATTGCCGGCTTCCGCGCCGGTGCGGATGACTACCTGACCAAGCCCTTCGCCCTGCCCGAGCTGGAGGTGCGGCTGGAAGCCCTGCTGACGCGCGCGCAGGGGCGCAACCCGCGCAAGCGCCTGCAGGTGGCCGACCTGGTGCTGGACCTGGCGACCCTGGAAGCCCAGCGTGGCGGCCAGGCGCTGCATCTCTACCCGGCCTGCCGCAAGCTGCTGGAAGTGCTGATGCGGGCCAGCCCGGGCGCGGTCACCCGCCAGCAGCTGGAGTTCGCCCTGTGGGGCGACGAGCCGCCGGATGGCGACCTGCTGCGTTCACACGTCTACGAACTGCGCCGCAGCGTGGATGGCCCCTTCAACGACAAGCTGATCCATACCCTGCCGCGCGTCGGCTACCGGTTGGCGGCCAGTGGCAGTGCAGGCAGTGGAAGCGATGAAGAAAGCGCCTAA
- a CDS encoding glycosyltransferase family 39 protein: protein MPVALPRRWFLPLLWVLMIVSLGAGLGMRQPQPPDEPRFVLAARAMVDSGEWLLPHRGSELYAEKPPVFMWLQAVAHRVVGSWQWSFLLPSLLAALLSLWLVSDLARRLWSPRHSLYAMAALFCTLQFGLMAKRAQIDMVLVAMTTVALWGLLRHLSERRNLPALWLAGFAAGLGTVTKGVGFLPLLMVLPWFGWWLYQRRRGQAVSGPHPATLLWLLPAFLLGTAVWLAPLGWALLHEPSASLQSYAHELLFKQTGTRYANAWHHRQPVWYYLQVILTLWLPGSLLLPLLAKPWWRRLRRGDRRQWLLLGWALLVLLFFSASPGKREVYVLPMLPAMALAVAPLLPGLLRRLCVRRYLFGYSLVLMLATGTLGVMMMTDSHWVQAQLARRAMPDSLLPVLGNGLLVFAIAVATLAVWLRVRRAALLVLLTHGMLWMLYGLVLMPTLDPYASASALMQRVGKRIGPDAELALVAWREQNLLQADRPVREFGFKRPWAEQWHDAGPWLAKAPEKRWVLVLDKAMSPCVDPAQVIDIGIANRNRWQLLPGSAWDASCHAERAGASEEED, encoded by the coding sequence GTGCCCGTAGCCCTGCCCCGCCGCTGGTTCCTGCCCCTGCTTTGGGTGCTGATGATCGTCTCGCTGGGCGCCGGCCTCGGCATGCGCCAGCCGCAGCCGCCGGACGAGCCGCGCTTCGTGCTGGCCGCGCGGGCCATGGTCGACAGCGGGGAATGGCTGCTGCCGCACCGCGGCAGCGAGCTCTACGCGGAAAAGCCGCCAGTGTTCATGTGGCTGCAGGCCGTCGCCCACCGGGTCGTCGGCAGCTGGCAGTGGTCGTTCCTACTGCCCTCGCTGCTGGCGGCCCTGCTCAGCCTGTGGCTGGTCTCGGACCTGGCGCGACGGCTATGGTCGCCACGGCACTCCCTGTACGCGATGGCGGCGCTGTTCTGCACGCTGCAGTTCGGGCTGATGGCCAAGCGCGCACAGATCGACATGGTGCTGGTGGCAATGACCACCGTGGCCCTGTGGGGCCTGCTGCGCCACCTCAGTGAACGCCGCAACCTGCCGGCGCTGTGGCTGGCCGGCTTCGCCGCTGGCCTGGGCACGGTGACCAAGGGCGTGGGCTTCCTGCCGCTGTTGATGGTGCTGCCCTGGTTCGGCTGGTGGCTGTACCAGCGCCGCCGCGGGCAGGCCGTGTCCGGCCCGCACCCGGCCACCCTGCTGTGGCTGCTGCCGGCCTTCCTGCTGGGCACGGCGGTGTGGCTGGCGCCGCTGGGCTGGGCCCTGCTGCACGAACCCAGCGCATCGCTGCAGTCGTATGCGCACGAGCTGCTGTTCAAGCAGACCGGCACCCGTTACGCCAACGCCTGGCACCACCGCCAGCCGGTCTGGTACTACCTGCAGGTGATCCTGACGCTGTGGCTGCCCGGCAGCCTGCTGCTGCCGCTGCTGGCCAAGCCCTGGTGGCGCCGCCTGCGCCGTGGCGACCGCCGGCAGTGGCTGCTGCTGGGCTGGGCGCTGCTGGTGCTGCTGTTCTTCAGCGCCAGCCCGGGCAAGCGCGAGGTCTACGTGCTGCCGATGCTGCCGGCGATGGCCCTGGCCGTGGCCCCGCTGCTGCCGGGCCTGCTGCGCCGCCTGTGCGTGCGCCGCTACCTGTTCGGCTACAGCCTGGTGCTGATGCTGGCCACCGGCACGCTGGGCGTGATGATGATGACCGACAGCCACTGGGTGCAGGCCCAGCTGGCGCGACGGGCGATGCCCGATTCGCTGCTGCCGGTGCTTGGCAATGGCCTGCTGGTCTTCGCCATTGCCGTGGCCACGCTGGCGGTCTGGCTGCGGGTGCGTCGTGCGGCCCTGCTGGTGCTGCTGACCCACGGCATGCTGTGGATGCTGTACGGGCTGGTGCTGATGCCCACGCTGGACCCCTACGCCTCCGCCTCTGCGCTGATGCAGCGGGTCGGCAAGCGGATCGGACCGGATGCCGAGTTGGCCCTGGTGGCCTGGCGCGAACAGAACCTGCTGCAGGCCGACCGGCCGGTACGTGAGTTCGGCTTCAAGCGCCCCTGGGCCGAGCAGTGGCACGATGCCGGCCCGTGGCTGGCCAAGGCCCCGGAAAAGCGCTGGGTGCTGGTGCTGGACAAGGCCATGAGCCCCTGCGTGGATCCGGCCCAGGTGATCGACATCGGCATCGCCAACCGGAACCGCTGGCAGCTGCTGCCGGGCAGTGCCTGGGACGCCAGCTGCCATGCCGAACGTGCCGGTGCTTCGGAAGAAGAAGACTGA
- a CDS encoding phosphatase PAP2 family protein has translation MPARPLVPASAFTPSWLASRFALTHLLLPLAVGVPLFVLLMGFGGDQWVADHLFRLEGGHWALQDAWLTRAVVHKGGKWLSTAAALVAILLCFHHWRRGRDRTLRWALLYVVVAMALGTGLISLLKALVPMDCPWDLLRYGGHEPFIGLLASRPEGMPVRACFPAGHASAGYAWLCLYFFALLWRPAWRWAGLWIGLGSGLVFGISQQLRGAHFLSHDVATALLCWLLSLGLFLITERLLARRTLERPTRQEARA, from the coding sequence ATGCCCGCTCGTCCCCTTGTCCCGGCTTCTGCCTTCACGCCTTCGTGGCTGGCATCGCGTTTCGCACTGACGCACCTGCTGCTGCCGTTGGCCGTCGGCGTTCCGCTGTTCGTCCTGTTGATGGGCTTTGGCGGTGACCAGTGGGTGGCCGACCACTTGTTCCGCCTGGAGGGCGGCCACTGGGCACTGCAGGATGCCTGGCTGACCCGCGCGGTCGTGCACAAGGGCGGCAAGTGGCTGAGCACGGCGGCGGCCCTGGTGGCGATCCTGCTGTGCTTCCACCACTGGCGCCGCGGCCGCGACCGCACCCTGCGCTGGGCGTTGCTGTACGTGGTGGTGGCGATGGCGCTGGGCACCGGCCTGATCTCGCTGCTCAAGGCGCTGGTGCCGATGGACTGCCCCTGGGACCTGCTGCGCTATGGCGGCCACGAGCCCTTCATCGGCCTGCTGGCCAGCCGCCCCGAGGGCATGCCCGTGCGTGCCTGTTTCCCGGCCGGCCATGCCAGCGCCGGCTACGCCTGGCTGTGCCTGTACTTCTTCGCCCTGCTCTGGCGCCCGGCGTGGCGCTGGGCCGGGCTGTGGATCGGCCTCGGCAGCGGCCTGGTGTTCGGCATCAGCCAGCAGCTGCGCGGCGCCCATTTTCTTTCGCATGACGTTGCCACGGCCTTGCTGTGTTGGCTGCTGTCGCTGGGCCTGTTCCTGATCACGGAGCGGCTGCTGGCCCGGCGCACGCTGGAACGTCCGACCCGCCAGGAGGCACGTGCATGA
- a CDS encoding phosphoethanolamine--lipid A transferase yields MNASVQRSLRLPALASLHRWRPQLSTEALIALTSLFFAVAGNGLFWHSAMASHPGSLRYALSLFLLLLGAHGVLLGILVWRWNAKVVTSVLLLVTAFAAHYMSQFHIYLDADMLRNVLATDPKESRELMTASLVWPVLLLAVLPMVLLWRVELRRRSWGRTLLWRVGFLLVAAVTAVGGALMSFQDVSALMRNQREVRYLATPANVLLGMPRALRGDNPVQRAPKLPIGTDAKATPRAPTSKPRLLVIVMGETVRAQNWGLNGGRNTTPELAQAPVINFPDMHSCGTSTEVSLPCMYSPWGRHEYDEKKIRAHQSLLHVLNRAGVTPLWRDNQSGCKGVCEGLDFQSLSDATTPGLCADGRCMDEILLQDLATQVRAKPGDRVVVLHQLGNHGPAYFERYPAAFARFKPTCDTRDIGRCSREEIVNSYDNAVLYTDHFLSKTIGTLQGLQDYDTAMIYLSDHGESLGEKGLFLHGVPYAIAPAEQTSVPMTMWFSPGFARSRGLDLQCLRKRSAAYTDHDNLFPSVLGLMQVKTALYERDRDLFAGCES; encoded by the coding sequence ATGAATGCATCGGTCCAACGTTCGCTGCGCCTGCCGGCACTGGCCAGCCTTCATCGCTGGCGCCCGCAGCTGTCCACCGAAGCGCTGATCGCGCTGACGAGCCTGTTCTTCGCGGTGGCCGGCAACGGCCTGTTCTGGCACAGCGCCATGGCCAGCCATCCCGGCAGCCTGCGCTACGCGCTGTCGCTGTTCCTGCTGCTGCTCGGCGCGCACGGCGTGCTGCTGGGCATCCTGGTCTGGCGCTGGAATGCCAAGGTGGTGACCAGCGTGCTGCTGCTGGTGACCGCCTTCGCCGCGCACTACATGAGCCAGTTCCACATCTACCTGGATGCGGACATGCTGCGCAACGTGCTGGCGACCGATCCGAAGGAAAGCCGCGAGCTGATGACGGCCTCGCTGGTCTGGCCGGTGCTGCTGCTGGCGGTGCTGCCGATGGTGCTGCTGTGGCGGGTGGAACTGCGCCGCCGCAGCTGGGGCCGCACCCTGCTGTGGCGCGTGGGCTTCCTGCTGGTGGCGGCGGTCACCGCCGTGGGTGGCGCGCTGATGTCGTTCCAGGATGTCTCGGCGCTGATGCGCAACCAGCGCGAAGTGCGCTACCTGGCCACGCCGGCCAACGTGCTGCTGGGCATGCCGCGTGCGCTGCGCGGCGACAACCCGGTGCAGCGCGCGCCGAAACTGCCGATCGGCACCGATGCCAAGGCCACCCCGCGCGCGCCGACCAGCAAGCCGCGGCTGCTGGTGATCGTGATGGGCGAAACCGTGCGTGCGCAGAACTGGGGCCTCAACGGCGGGCGCAACACCACGCCGGAACTGGCGCAGGCGCCGGTAATCAATTTCCCGGACATGCATTCTTGCGGCACCAGCACCGAAGTCTCGCTGCCCTGCATGTACTCGCCCTGGGGCCGGCACGAGTACGACGAGAAGAAGATCCGCGCGCACCAGTCGCTGCTGCACGTGCTGAACCGCGCCGGCGTCACGCCGCTGTGGCGTGACAACCAGTCCGGCTGCAAGGGCGTCTGCGAAGGCCTTGATTTCCAGTCACTGTCCGACGCGACAACGCCCGGCCTGTGTGCGGATGGCCGCTGCATGGATGAGATCCTGCTGCAGGATCTGGCCACGCAGGTGCGTGCCAAGCCGGGCGATCGCGTGGTGGTGCTGCACCAGCTGGGCAACCATGGCCCGGCCTACTTCGAGCGCTATCCGGCGGCTTTCGCGCGCTTCAAGCCGACCTGCGATACGCGTGACATCGGCCGCTGCTCGCGCGAGGAGATCGTCAACAGCTACGACAACGCGGTGCTCTACACCGACCACTTCCTGAGCAAGACGATCGGCACGCTGCAGGGCCTGCAGGACTACGACACGGCGATGATCTACCTGTCCGACCACGGCGAGTCGCTGGGTGAGAAGGGCCTGTTCCTGCACGGCGTACCGTACGCGATCGCTCCGGCCGAGCAGACCAGCGTGCCGATGACGATGTGGTTCTCGCCGGGCTTCGCCCGCAGCCGCGGGCTGGACCTGCAGTGCCTGCGCAAGCGTTCGGCGGCGTACACCGACCACGACAACCTGTTCCCGTCGGTGCTGGGGCTGATGCAGGTGAAGACGGCACTTTACGAACGCGACCGCGACCTCTTCGCCGGCTGCGAGAGCTGA